Proteins from one uncultured Fibrobacter sp. genomic window:
- the lysS gene encoding lysine--tRNA ligase codes for MQDMNDQVQARLAKLDKFKEMGVEAYPHKFNRTHDSKVLKENKEALMASGEEIAFAGRVVRFNRKGKMCFMHLKDRYGRLQVVVARDEVGEENYEVVKMTDLGDFIGVNGSMFETQTGEYSVHVKKVTMLSKAVRPLPVAKEKVDENGNKVVFNEFADVDTRYRQRYIDMALNDDVKDVFIKRFKILQAIREYLIEKGFIEVETPTLQPIYGGANARPFTTHHNACDMTLYLRVAPELYLKRCIVGGMEKVFEFSKNFRNEGMDRTHSPEFTGLEFYEAYADYNDMMVHFENIYERACIAANGTTKIDYQGKEIDFKAPWPRYSMIEAIEKFGGLKVNEMSDDEIKAKMEELGGHLDGEFSRGRGILELFELTVEDKLIQPTFIKDMPTESTPLCKKHRTIEGLIEQFEPYANGWELGNAYTELNDPIRQRELLEDQVRRGRGGEGETHPMDENFMHAIESGLPPTGGVGFGIDRMVMLLTNQQTIRDVQLFPLMKPETC; via the coding sequence ATGCAAGATATGAACGACCAGGTGCAAGCGCGCCTCGCTAAGCTCGACAAGTTTAAGGAAATGGGTGTGGAAGCTTATCCGCACAAGTTCAACCGCACGCATGATTCCAAGGTTTTGAAAGAAAATAAGGAAGCCCTGATGGCCTCTGGCGAAGAAATCGCTTTCGCTGGCCGCGTGGTTCGCTTTAACCGCAAGGGCAAAATGTGCTTCATGCACCTCAAGGACCGTTATGGCCGCTTGCAGGTGGTGGTCGCTCGCGACGAAGTCGGCGAAGAAAACTACGAAGTCGTGAAGATGACCGACCTCGGTGACTTTATCGGCGTGAACGGTTCCATGTTCGAAACCCAGACGGGTGAATACTCCGTGCACGTGAAGAAGGTGACCATGCTGTCGAAGGCCGTGCGTCCGCTCCCGGTCGCGAAGGAAAAGGTCGACGAAAACGGCAACAAGGTCGTGTTCAACGAATTTGCCGACGTGGATACCCGCTACCGCCAGCGTTACATCGACATGGCCCTGAACGACGACGTGAAGGACGTGTTCATCAAGCGCTTCAAGATTCTGCAGGCTATCCGCGAATACCTGATCGAAAAGGGCTTCATCGAAGTCGAAACTCCGACGCTTCAGCCGATTTACGGCGGTGCAAACGCCCGCCCGTTCACCACGCACCACAACGCTTGCGACATGACGCTTTACCTGCGCGTGGCTCCGGAACTTTACCTGAAACGCTGCATCGTGGGCGGTATGGAAAAGGTTTTCGAATTCTCCAAGAACTTCCGTAACGAAGGCATGGACCGTACGCATAGCCCGGAATTCACCGGCCTCGAATTCTACGAAGCCTACGCCGACTACAACGACATGATGGTGCACTTCGAGAACATCTACGAACGTGCCTGCATTGCGGCGAACGGCACCACCAAGATTGACTACCAGGGCAAGGAAATCGACTTCAAGGCCCCGTGGCCCCGCTACAGCATGATTGAGGCCATCGAGAAGTTCGGCGGCCTGAAGGTCAACGAGATGAGCGACGACGAAATCAAGGCCAAGATGGAAGAACTCGGCGGACACCTGGACGGTGAATTCAGCCGCGGTCGCGGTATCCTCGAACTGTTCGAGCTCACCGTGGAAGACAAGCTTATCCAGCCGACCTTCATCAAGGACATGCCGACCGAAAGTACTCCGCTCTGCAAGAAGCACCGTACCATCGAAGGCCTTATCGAACAGTTCGAGCCGTACGCTAACGGCTGGGAACTGGGCAACGCCTATACCGAACTTAATGACCCCATCCGTCAGCGTGAGCTCCTGGAAGACCAGGTGCGCCGCGGCCGCGGTGGCGAAGGTGAAACCCACCCGATGGACGAAAACTTCATGCACGCTATCGAAAGCGGCCTGCCACCTACCGGTGGCGTGGGCTTCGGCATCGACCGAATGGTTATGCTCCTTACGAACCAGCAGACCATCCGCGACGTGCAGCTGTTCCCGCTGATGAAGCCGGAGACTTGCTAG
- a CDS encoding four helix bundle protein, with amino-acid sequence MAVFAYRKLNVYQKAQQWVIDVYGLCKKFPEYEKFALTSQVRRAAVSVTSNIAEGMSRSSNKEVAHFLEISYGSLMEVQSQLEIAQLLNYMTKESLDEIDPKTEEIAKMLSGLKMSKLQ; translated from the coding sequence ATGGCTGTTTTTGCATACAGAAAGTTAAATGTCTATCAGAAAGCTCAGCAATGGGTGATAGATGTTTATGGCTTGTGCAAAAAATTTCCGGAATATGAAAAATTTGCACTAACTAGCCAAGTCCGTCGAGCAGCAGTCTCTGTGACATCAAATATTGCGGAAGGAATGAGCCGTTCTTCAAATAAAGAGGTCGCTCATTTTCTTGAAATTAGCTATGGATCTTTGATGGAAGTTCAAAGTCAACTAGAAATAGCACAGTTGTTGAATTATATGACAAAGGAATCTTTAGACGAAATTGATCCAAAGACTGAAGAAATTGCAAAGATGTTATCTGGTTTGAAAATGTCTAAGTTGCAATAG
- a CDS encoding ABC transporter permease has protein sequence MIKRLELLIAWRYLGAQRKSLFVSLIGIFSMLGVSIGVFALVVALAAVNGFEEEVTAQMIGKDAHFEVMAYNGDMIAPYDSLTKEVREHDSRVVASSPFIIYKVGISSKKVNDGIVIYGIDPETSKGVTDIHKYMKWGNYSVDSLEDLSGTLRPGIILGSGLANRLRVVVGDKLVLQTFQSPDAMVSSGGPKMMMCVVSGIFETGTYEYDGNLAYVGIPELQKLLGLGDVVTGIQFRLNDHWLAGEAVDSLASWLGYPYYVMDWKTKNITLLKWMNYEKFIVAAVICLIILVAAFNIISSLIMVVIDKTKEIGILRSMGFSKVGIMRVFMLMGSFIGVGGTIVGGTIGLVLCKLQEAYHFIKLPGDVYVIPYFPISVHIVDVILIFVIGIALCVAATLLPAWKASRLDPVGAIRHE, from the coding sequence ATGATTAAACGTCTTGAATTATTAATCGCCTGGCGTTACTTGGGGGCTCAGCGTAAGAGTCTCTTTGTTTCGCTTATTGGTATCTTCAGTATGCTGGGTGTTTCCATCGGCGTGTTTGCGCTGGTGGTGGCGCTTGCCGCGGTGAACGGCTTCGAAGAAGAGGTGACCGCCCAAATGATTGGGAAGGACGCTCACTTCGAGGTGATGGCATACAATGGTGACATGATTGCTCCGTACGACAGCCTCACGAAGGAAGTCCGTGAGCACGATTCTCGCGTGGTGGCGTCGTCTCCGTTTATCATTTACAAGGTGGGCATCAGCTCCAAGAAGGTGAACGACGGTATCGTGATTTACGGTATCGACCCCGAAACATCGAAGGGCGTAACCGATATCCACAAGTACATGAAATGGGGCAACTACTCCGTCGATAGCCTCGAGGACTTGAGCGGTACGCTGCGTCCGGGAATTATTCTCGGGTCGGGACTTGCGAACCGACTCCGCGTGGTGGTGGGCGACAAGCTTGTGTTGCAGACCTTCCAGAGCCCTGACGCCATGGTCAGTAGCGGTGGCCCGAAGATGATGATGTGCGTGGTGAGCGGCATCTTTGAGACGGGCACTTATGAATACGACGGCAACCTCGCATACGTGGGCATTCCGGAACTCCAGAAGTTGCTGGGACTCGGTGACGTGGTGACCGGCATCCAGTTCCGCCTGAACGACCACTGGTTGGCGGGCGAGGCTGTCGATAGTCTGGCGTCGTGGTTAGGTTATCCGTATTACGTGATGGACTGGAAGACGAAAAACATTACGCTTCTCAAGTGGATGAACTATGAAAAGTTTATCGTGGCGGCGGTGATTTGCCTTATCATTCTGGTGGCAGCGTTTAACATCATCAGCTCCCTGATTATGGTCGTCATCGACAAGACGAAAGAAATCGGCATTCTCCGCAGCATGGGCTTCAGCAAGGTGGGCATCATGCGCGTCTTTATGCTCATGGGTAGCTTTATCGGCGTGGGCGGAACGATTGTCGGTGGCACCATCGGTCTTGTGCTTTGCAAGTTGCAAGAGGCATACCACTTTATCAAACTTCCCGGTGATGTCTACGTGATTCCGTACTTCCCGATTTCGGTGCACATTGTTGACGTAATCTTGATTTTTGTCATCGGCATTGCGCTTTGCGTGGCAGCGACGTTGCTCCCTGCATGGAAGGCGAGCCGCTTGGATCCTGTAGGAGCCATTAGACATGAGTAG
- a CDS encoding ABC transporter ATP-binding protein, whose product MSSLLQTVNLRRVFSETGENLEILKGVNFEMEAGELVALTGSSGSGKSTFLNLVGMLDTPTSGEILFKGKPLSKFNGEERDRYHRVQVGFVFQFHHLLSEFTAIENVCVPGRILGTSEAECRERAEMLLETVGLKDRFKHLPRELSGGERQRVAIARALMNHPDLVLADEPSGNLDEANSAMLNELIGELNEKFNQAFLIVTHDEKLASFAKRRVVMHGGVIQ is encoded by the coding sequence ATGAGTAGCTTGTTGCAAACAGTTAATCTTCGCAGGGTCTTCTCCGAGACGGGCGAGAACCTTGAGATTCTCAAGGGCGTGAATTTTGAAATGGAAGCGGGGGAGCTGGTGGCTCTCACGGGTTCTTCGGGGTCGGGTAAGTCCACGTTTTTGAATTTGGTGGGGATGCTCGATACGCCGACTTCTGGTGAAATCCTTTTCAAGGGTAAGCCACTTTCCAAGTTCAATGGTGAAGAACGGGACCGTTACCATCGTGTGCAGGTGGGTTTCGTGTTTCAGTTCCATCACCTGTTGAGTGAATTTACTGCGATCGAAAATGTGTGTGTGCCGGGCAGAATTCTCGGGACTTCCGAAGCGGAATGCCGTGAACGTGCCGAGATGCTTTTGGAAACGGTGGGCCTTAAGGATCGCTTTAAGCATTTGCCGCGTGAACTCAGTGGCGGTGAACGCCAGCGCGTGGCGATTGCGCGTGCGCTCATGAACCATCCGGACTTGGTGCTGGCCGACGAACCGAGCGGCAACTTGGACGAGGCTAATTCTGCGATGCTCAATGAACTGATTGGTGAACTCAACGAAAAGTTCAACCAGGCGTTCTTGATTGTGACCCACGACGAGAAATTG